The following DNA comes from Bradyrhizobium sp. SK17.
CGGCAACGCAAAGGGAATATCGACGATGGCATCGAACAGCCGCCGGCCCGGAAAGCGATAGCGCACCAGCGCCCAGACGATGATGGTGCCCATCACCAGGTTGACGCAAGCGGCCGCAAACGACAGCCCGAACGAGATCTTCAGCGCGTTCAGCGTGCGGCGGCTGGTGACGATGCTCCAGAACTGATCGAAGCTGAGCTCTGATGTCTTGAGGAACAGCGCGGCCAGCGGAATCAGGATGATGACGGACAGCCATGTCAGGGTCAGTCCCATGGTGAGACCGAACCCTGGCAGGGTACTGCGCCGTGCAACCGCTGTGCTCACGATTCCCCCTGCATGTTCATCAGTTCTTGTAGATCTGATCGAAGATGCCGCCCTCGGCGAAGTGCTCCTTCTGCGCCTTGGTCCAACCACCAAAAACGTCGTCGATGGTGAAAAGTTCGACCTTGGCGAAGGACTTCTCGTACTCCTTGGCGATCTCGGGATCGCGCGGCCGGTAGGAATTGCGGGCGGCGATCTCCTGGCCTTCCTTGGTGTACCAGTACTTCAGATAGGCTTCGGCGACCGCGCGGGTGCCCTTCTTGTCGGCGACGGTGTCGACGACGGCGACCGGCGGCTCGGCCAGAATCGACTGCGCCGGCGCCACGATCTCGAACTTGTCCGGACCGAATTCGCGCAGCGCCAGGAAGGCCTCGTTCTCCCAGGCGAGCAGCACGTCGCCGACACCGCGCTCCACGAAGGTCACGGTCGAGCCGCGCGCGCCGGTGTCGAGCACCGGGACGTTCTGGTAGAGGTCAGCGACGAACTTCTTCGCCTTGTCGGCGGAGCCGAACTTCTTCTGCGCATAGCCCCAGGCGGCGAGATAGTTCCAGCGCGCACCGCCGGAGGTCTTCGGGTTCGGCGTGATCACGGCAACGCCCGGCTTGACCAGATCGTCCCAATCCTTGATCCCCTTGGGATTGCCCTTGCGCACCAGGAACACGATGGTCGAGGTGTAGGGCGACGCGTTGAGTGGCAACCGCTTCTGCCAGTCCGTGGCGAGCAGACCCTTGCCCGCGATCGCATCGATGTCGTAGGCGAGCGCCAGCGTGACCACATCCGCCTGCAATCCGTCGATCACCGAGCGCGCCTGCGAGCCCGAGCCGCCATGCGACTGCTTGATCTCGACGCTCTTGCCGGTTTCCTTCTGATAGGCCGCGGCGAACGCCTTGTTGAAATCGACATAGAGCTCGCGCGTCGGATCATAGGACACGTTGAGCAGCGAATAGTCGGCCGCGAAGGCCGAACTCGCCCACAACAGTCCCGCGACCAGCGGCAGCATACGACGGATCATTTTGGTCTCCATTCAACCTGAGAATGTCAGGGAACACGCCAGACATAACTCACGGTGAAGTGGCCTTAAGTCAACGAAACCGGTTTTCTTTGTTTTCAGCGGCGCAGCGCGCTTGTGCTACGAAGCAGCCGCGCTGCGAAGGCTTTGTCGCGTCACCAAATCGCGATGAACCAGCACCGCGACCGAACGCTTCTTTCGGAGCATGATCTCCGCGCAAACGCTTCACGCTTATCGCAGGGGATGCCGCTTCGCACCGTTCCGGATCAAGCCCTACGACAGCTTCATCGTATGGATGCCGCATTCCGTCTTCGCCCGGCCACGCCAGCGGCCGTCGCGTGCATCCTCGCCGGCTGCGGACCGGCTCGAGCAAGGCATACACCCGACCGACTGATATCCCGATGCGACAAGTGGATGCGGCGGCAGTCTGCCGAGCGCGTAGATCGCCTCGATCTCCTCGCGGGAGACGTTGGCGAACGGATTGAATTTCAGCCTGACGCCGTCGTCCTCGACGACGGGGATCTCGGTGCGGGCACCGCCCTGGAACCGCTTGCGGCCGTTGATCCAGCCGGAGAACGGCTTCAACGCCCGCGCCAGCGGCTCCACCTTCCGGATGCGACAGCAGGCGTCGGGATCGGTGAACCACAATTCGCGGTCCGCATCCTGGCGCGCCAGCGCCTCTTCGTCGGGCTTGATCGAACGCACGTCGGCGAGGCCGAGCGTGGCGATCAACGTGTCACGATAGGCCAGCGTCTCCTCGAACAGCCAGCCGGTATCGAGGAACACCACCGGGATCGCAGGATCGACATCCGCCATCACCTTGAGCAGCGCAGCGGATTCAGTGCCGAACGACGACACCAGCGCCAGTTTCTCGCGGCCGACGGTCTCCAGCGCCGCAGCGATCACCTCGGCGGGCGAAGCCGTCCGCAAGGCGCGATCGAGCGCGTCAGCCGCGGGCAATGCGGCCGGCGTCGTAGCGAGCTCTGGTGCAAGCGTGCTCACTGGCCCGCGCTCTCCGAGTGACGCAGTTGCATGCGGCGGTTGAGTGCGGTGACGCGACCGTCGCCGGTCGGCTGGTAGAACACCGAATAGCGCTGCATGGTCGCGGCGAAGGCATCGGCGTCGGCGTCCTTCTTCACCTCGAAGGCATCGAAGCCGGCGCGGGTCATGAACACGAACTGGTCGCGCAGGATCTGCCCGGTGGCGCGCAGCTCGCCGTCATAGCCATAACGCTCGCGCAGCAGGCGCGCCTGGCTGTAGGCACGGCCGTCGCGGAAGGTCGGGAACACCAGCGCGACCGTGGCGAGGCGATCGAGATGTGGGACCAACTCGTCGAGCGCGCGGTTGTTTGGCCAGATCACGCCGACCTTGCCGGCGCGGCGCAGCAGCGCCTCGGGATCGGCGAGAAACCGTTCGGCAGTCACCAGCACCGCGCCATCGCCCGGCAGTTCGGCGCCGTCGGCGACGTGGACGAACAGGTCCGTGGTCAGTCTTCCCTGCTTAACGAGTGGCATAGACGCGCTCCCTGATCGGCTCGACGCCCAGACGCTTCACCGTATCGACGAACAATTCCTCGGGACGGTCGCGCAGCGCGAGATAGGCTTCGACAATGTCTTCGATCACGTCGGCGACCTCCGCATAGGGAACGGCCGGGCCGATCAAGGTGCCCAATTGCGCGTTCTCGTCGGCGCGGCCACCAATCGTGATCTGGTAGAATTCCTCACCATTCTTCTCGACGCCGAGAATGCCGATATGGCCGACATGGTGATGGCCGCAGGCATTGATGCAGCCGGAGATGTTGATATGCAGCCGGCCGATCAGGTCGGCGGTGTCGTGGTTGGCAAAACGCCGCGTCAATTCCTGCGCGATCGGGATCGAACGCGCGTTGGCCAGCGAGCAATAGTCCAGCCCCGGGCAGGCGATGATGTCGGTGACGAGGTTGACGTTCGGCGTCGCGAGGCCGAGGCGGTCGAGCGCCTTGAACAGCTGAGGCAGGTCGCGCTTGGCGACGTGCGGCAGCGCCAGGTTCTGCTCGTGGCCGACGCGGATCTCGCCGAACGAATATCTGTCGGCGAGGTCGGCGACCGCGTCCATCTGCTCGGCGGTGGCATCGCCCGGAGGGCCGCCAACCGGCTTCAGCGACAGCACGACGATCGAGTAGCCCTGCACCTTGTGCGGAAACACCGAGTTCTTGCGCCAGCGCTCGAACAGCGGATCATGCGCGGCCTGCTTCAGCTCGTCCGGCATGTGCGGGAGCTTTTCGTAGGCCGGGTAGGAGAAGCGCGAGCGGACCTCCTCGATGGCGGCGTGATCGAGCGTCAGCCCGACATCGCCCATCGCCTTCCACTCCTCGTCGACTTCCTTGGCGAATTTCTCGATGCCGAGTTCGTGCACCAGGATCTTGATGCGCGCCTTGTAGATGTTGTCGCGGCGGCCGTACTGGTTGTAGACCCGCAGGATCGCCTCGATGTAGCTCAGGATATCGCGGCCGGAGACGAACGGCTTGATGGTCTTGGCGATGAACGGCGTGCGGCCGAGGCCGCCGCCGACCAGCACCTCGAAGCCGGTCTCGCCGTCGGCATTCTTGTGCAGCCGCAGGCCGATGTCGTGGATCTTGATCGCGGCGCGGTCATGCTCCGACGCGGTGATCGCGATCTTGAACTTGCGCGGCAGGAACGAGAATTCCGGATGCAACGTGGTGTGCTGGCGGATCAGCTCCGACCAGATCCGCGGATCCTCGATCTCGCCCGGCGCGACCCCGGCCCACTGGTCCGAGGTGACGTTGCGCATATTATTGCCGGAGGTCTGCATCGCGTGGATACCGACCTCGGCGAGATCGGCCAGCGCGTCGGGCAGCTCGGCGAGCTTGATCCAGTTGAACTGGATGTTCTGCCGGGTGGTGAAATGGCCGTAGCCGCGATCGTAGCGGCGCGCGACGTGGGCGAAGCGGCGCAGCTGCTTCGACGACAGCGTGCCGTAGGGGATCGCGACGCGGAACATGTAGGCGTGCAGCTGCAAATACACGCCGTTCTGCAAGCGCAGGATCTTGAATTCGTCCTCGGTGAGCTCGCCGGAAAGGCGGCGCTTCACCTGGTCGCGAAATTCCGAAACACGCTCGTTGATCAGCGTGCGGTCGAGTTCGTCATATGCATACATGTTCGATAAGCCTTACAACGCGTCTTGTGCCGGCGCGCTTTACGCGGGGACCTGGAGATCGATGGTGACGCCCTTGGCGCGGATATGTTCGCGCAGGTTGCCCGGATTGACCTTGCCGCCGTCCTTGAGCTCGACCGGCGCGATGTAGGGGCCGACCGCGCCGACGTCGTCGGCGGCGGCTTCGGCGAGCAGCGCGCGGGCCTCGTCGGACGTGGTGACGATCGCGGAGTCGGCGAGTTCGGTGGACCAGCCCTGCTTGGCGGTCCGGTACACCACGGCGCCGTCCCAGGTCCGGTTGGCGGTGACCATCGAGGGGCCCGTGATCCTGATTTTCTTCTGTTCGAGCGGAGAGGTCATTCGGCAGCTTTCAGCAGTTCGGAGAACATCT
Coding sequences within:
- a CDS encoding sulfate ABC transporter substrate-binding protein — protein: MIRRMLPLVAGLLWASSAFAADYSLLNVSYDPTRELYVDFNKAFAAAYQKETGKSVEIKQSHGGSGSQARSVIDGLQADVVTLALAYDIDAIAGKGLLATDWQKRLPLNASPYTSTIVFLVRKGNPKGIKDWDDLVKPGVAVITPNPKTSGGARWNYLAAWGYAQKKFGSADKAKKFVADLYQNVPVLDTGARGSTVTFVERGVGDVLLAWENEAFLALREFGPDKFEIVAPAQSILAEPPVAVVDTVADKKGTRAVAEAYLKYWYTKEGQEIAARNSYRPRDPEIAKEYEKSFAKVELFTIDDVFGGWTKAQKEHFAEGGIFDQIYKN
- a CDS encoding phosphoadenylyl-sulfate reductase, giving the protein MSTLAPELATTPAALPAADALDRALRTASPAEVIAAALETVGREKLALVSSFGTESAALLKVMADVDPAIPVVFLDTGWLFEETLAYRDTLIATLGLADVRSIKPDEEALARQDADRELWFTDPDACCRIRKVEPLARALKPFSGWINGRKRFQGGARTEIPVVEDDGVRLKFNPFANVSREEIEAIYALGRLPPHPLVASGYQSVGCMPCSSRSAAGEDARDGRWRGRAKTECGIHTMKLS
- a CDS encoding DUF934 domain-containing protein codes for the protein MPLVKQGRLTTDLFVHVADGAELPGDGAVLVTAERFLADPEALLRRAGKVGVIWPNNRALDELVPHLDRLATVALVFPTFRDGRAYSQARLLRERYGYDGELRATGQILRDQFVFMTRAGFDAFEVKKDADADAFAATMQRYSVFYQPTGDGRVTALNRRMQLRHSESAGQ
- a CDS encoding nitrite/sulfite reductase, encoding MYAYDELDRTLINERVSEFRDQVKRRLSGELTEDEFKILRLQNGVYLQLHAYMFRVAIPYGTLSSKQLRRFAHVARRYDRGYGHFTTRQNIQFNWIKLAELPDALADLAEVGIHAMQTSGNNMRNVTSDQWAGVAPGEIEDPRIWSELIRQHTTLHPEFSFLPRKFKIAITASEHDRAAIKIHDIGLRLHKNADGETGFEVLVGGGLGRTPFIAKTIKPFVSGRDILSYIEAILRVYNQYGRRDNIYKARIKILVHELGIEKFAKEVDEEWKAMGDVGLTLDHAAIEEVRSRFSYPAYEKLPHMPDELKQAAHDPLFERWRKNSVFPHKVQGYSIVVLSLKPVGGPPGDATAEQMDAVADLADRYSFGEIRVGHEQNLALPHVAKRDLPQLFKALDRLGLATPNVNLVTDIIACPGLDYCSLANARSIPIAQELTRRFANHDTADLIGRLHINISGCINACGHHHVGHIGILGVEKNGEEFYQITIGGRADENAQLGTLIGPAVPYAEVADVIEDIVEAYLALRDRPEELFVDTVKRLGVEPIRERVYATR
- a CDS encoding DUF2849 domain-containing protein, whose amino-acid sequence is MTSPLEQKKIRITGPSMVTANRTWDGAVVYRTAKQGWSTELADSAIVTTSDEARALLAEAAADDVGAVGPYIAPVELKDGGKVNPGNLREHIRAKGVTIDLQVPA